The following proteins come from a genomic window of Haloactinomyces albus:
- a CDS encoding VOC family protein, protein MMNRLITHLRHIAVAVPDFERELEFYRNLWGLTEVASDTGLSFLAAEGSPEQYVVRLRKSADKRIDLISFGAANTVDVDTLAARLSRDGVRLISEPGTVATPGGGYGFRFFDNEGRTVEVSTDVALRPHRKIEETESVPVRLSHVVVNSSEPEATVEFYRRHLDFALSDVLMHPENGRMMWFLRCNDWHHSFAVARCPHASLHHASFEMRGLDEYMRGSGRLLRAGVEKVWGPGRHKAGNNTFSYFLDPQGNTVEYTTELARLDEDTWHPGLHDFTDPMVSDQWGTANPMDEFVARKSFNDPDRGLFQAPPV, encoded by the coding sequence ATGATGAACCGCCTGATCACGCACCTGCGGCACATCGCAGTGGCCGTACCCGACTTCGAGCGGGAGCTGGAGTTCTACCGGAACCTGTGGGGACTGACCGAGGTCGCCTCCGACACGGGGCTGAGCTTTTTGGCCGCGGAAGGTTCGCCGGAGCAGTACGTTGTGCGGCTGCGCAAGTCCGCCGACAAGCGAATCGATCTCATTTCGTTCGGCGCCGCCAACACGGTGGACGTGGACACCCTGGCCGCCCGTCTGAGCCGGGACGGGGTGCGGTTGATCTCCGAACCGGGAACGGTCGCCACTCCGGGCGGTGGCTACGGTTTCCGGTTTTTCGACAACGAAGGCCGCACCGTCGAAGTCTCCACCGATGTGGCGCTGCGTCCTCACCGCAAGATCGAGGAGACCGAGTCCGTTCCGGTCCGGCTCTCCCACGTCGTGGTCAACTCCTCCGAGCCGGAGGCCACCGTCGAGTTCTACCGGCGTCACCTCGACTTCGCGCTGTCCGACGTGCTGATGCATCCGGAGAACGGCCGCATGATGTGGTTTTTGCGCTGCAACGACTGGCACCACAGTTTCGCCGTCGCACGCTGTCCGCACGCTTCGCTGCACCACGCCAGCTTCGAGATGCGCGGTCTCGACGAGTACATGCGTGGCTCCGGCCGTCTGCTGCGTGCCGGTGTGGAGAAAGTGTGGGGACCGGGCAGGCACAAGGCGGGTAACAACACCTTCTCGTACTTCCTCGATCCGCAGGGCAACACCGTCGAGTACACCACCGAGCTGGCGCGCCTGGACGAGGACACCTGGCATCCCGGGCTGCACGACTTCACCGACCCGATGGTCTCCGACCAGTGGGGCACGGCCAATCCGATGGACGAGTTCGTCGCCAGGAAGTCGTTCAACGACCCCGACAGGGGCCTGTTTCAGGCCCCACCGGTGTGA